Proteins from one Corynebacterium testudinoris genomic window:
- the argC gene encoding N-acetyl-gamma-glutamyl-phosphate reductase, with protein MAYKVAVAGATGYAGGEILRLLLSHPAYVSGELEIGALTAGSSAGQAVAELMPHLSPLADRIIEDTTPEVLAGHDVVFLALPHGHSGPIGQALSSANPDTVVIDCAADFRLQDAGEWEHYYGSEHAGTWTYGIPELPGHREELQGSTRVAVPGCFPTGATLAALPAVAGGLITPDLAVVSVTGVSGAGKKASVGLLGSEVMGNLKAYNTAGKHRHTPEIIQNLAEVTDAEVTVSFTPVLAPLPRGILTTVTAPLVEGVTQQIATETYRAFYADEPFIHLLPEGQQPQTQNVVGSNYCHVQVEVDERSGRLLMTSALDNLTKGTGGAAVQCMNLALGLEETAGLLAVAVAP; from the coding sequence ATGGCATACAAGGTTGCAGTCGCAGGCGCTACTGGCTACGCGGGCGGAGAGATTCTCCGCCTGCTGCTCAGCCACCCCGCGTACGTCTCTGGCGAGTTAGAGATTGGGGCATTGACCGCCGGATCGTCGGCAGGTCAGGCGGTGGCGGAATTGATGCCCCACCTGTCGCCGCTAGCCGACCGGATTATTGAGGACACTACTCCGGAGGTCTTAGCTGGCCACGATGTGGTGTTCCTTGCGCTTCCGCACGGCCATTCTGGTCCGATCGGTCAGGCGCTTTCTTCTGCTAACCCAGACACTGTCGTCATTGACTGTGCTGCCGACTTCCGTTTGCAGGATGCGGGGGAGTGGGAGCATTACTACGGTTCGGAGCATGCGGGCACGTGGACATATGGCATTCCGGAGCTTCCCGGTCACCGAGAAGAGCTGCAAGGCTCCACTCGGGTAGCGGTTCCGGGCTGTTTTCCCACCGGGGCGACGCTGGCCGCGCTGCCGGCAGTCGCGGGTGGGTTGATTACGCCGGACCTCGCCGTCGTTTCTGTTACTGGGGTTTCGGGAGCAGGCAAGAAGGCCTCTGTTGGTTTGCTCGGCTCGGAGGTCATGGGCAATCTCAAGGCTTACAACACGGCTGGGAAGCACCGGCACACGCCGGAGATCATCCAGAACCTCGCTGAGGTCACTGACGCTGAGGTCACCGTTAGTTTCACTCCGGTGTTGGCCCCGCTCCCGCGGGGGATCCTCACCACGGTTACGGCACCGCTAGTCGAGGGAGTTACCCAGCAAATCGCCACGGAGACCTATCGGGCTTTCTACGCTGACGAGCCCTTCATTCACCTATTGCCTGAGGGGCAGCAGCCGCAAACCCAAAATGTCGTGGGTAGCAACTACTGTCACGTGCAGGTCGAAGTTGATGAGCGATCGGGACGTTTGCTGATGACGTCGGCGTTGGACAACCTCACCAAAGGTACTGGCGGTGCGGCTGTCCAATGCATGAATCTTGCCCTCGGCCTCGAGGAAACGGCGGGACTTCTCGCCGTTGCCGTCGCCCCTTAA